A single window of Dermacentor albipictus isolate Rhodes 1998 colony chromosome 1, USDA_Dalb.pri_finalv2, whole genome shotgun sequence DNA harbors:
- the LOC135896157 gene encoding GSK-3-binding protein-like → MPRNGNILVVESVLSPEGSNVMGKAADVEEDLASAIKENLKLKSHQQPCHVCGQQRHPRYSPYFVPRRSESSGALSAVAKDGTRKTCAAGHHHQPEDSDKDPYELLQELLQQGTLIQEAVRRLQGNVVGKKKTPHSLDSSSRDSFSF, encoded by the coding sequence ATGCCCAGGAATGGAAACATCCTCGTTGTGGAGAGTGTCCTGTCGCCAGAGGGGTCAAACGTGATGGGCAAAGCGGCCGATGTAGAAGAAGACCTGGCGTCGGCCATCAAGGAGAACCTCAAACTCAAGTCGCACCAACAGCCATGCCACGTTTGTGGGCAACAGCGTCATCCCCGTTACTCGCCGTATTTTGTGCCTCGGCGGTCGGAAAGTAGTGGTGCGTTGTCTGCTGTGGCAAAAGACGGTACACGGAAGACCTGCGCTGCCGGCCATCACCATCAGCCGGAGGATTCCGACAAGGACCCCTACGAACTTTTGCAGGAACTCCTTCAGCAGGGAACGCTCATCCAAGAAGCCGTGCGGAGGCTCCAAGGCAACGTGGTGGGCAAGAAAAAGACCCCTCATTCCTTAGACAGCTCGTCGAGGGACTCATTTTCATTCTAg